From the genome of Scytonema hofmannii PCC 7110, one region includes:
- a CDS encoding sugar transferase has product MDVAIFSEYNSVDFPQQPAHPSVTSIIKRLVDILGAIVGLLITGMVAIPVAIATYLDDPGPIFYSQIRCGMNGRRFRIWKFRSMIVNADKLKHLVKNEAKGHIFKSAEDPRITKVGKFLRRTSLDELPQFWNVLKGEMSLVGTRPPTPDEVVKYDVHHWQRLQVKPGITGEWQANGRSSITDFETVVSMDLDYQRKWSVMYDLYLIVKTISVVVNKNGAY; this is encoded by the coding sequence ATTGATGTAGCCATTTTCAGTGAATATAATTCAGTTGATTTTCCACAGCAACCCGCACATCCCTCTGTTACAAGTATCATCAAGCGCTTAGTTGATATTTTAGGAGCTATTGTAGGGCTGCTGATTACAGGTATGGTAGCAATTCCCGTAGCCATAGCCACCTACTTAGACGATCCAGGTCCCATCTTCTACAGTCAAATACGCTGTGGTATGAATGGACGTAGATTCCGCATTTGGAAGTTCCGTTCCATGATAGTGAATGCAGATAAACTTAAGCATTTGGTAAAAAACGAAGCCAAGGGTCACATATTTAAATCAGCCGAAGATCCCAGAATTACAAAAGTAGGAAAATTTTTAAGACGCACAAGCTTAGACGAATTACCTCAATTTTGGAACGTCCTCAAAGGAGAGATGAGCTTAGTTGGGACTCGTCCACCGACTCCTGATGAAGTTGTCAAATATGATGTCCACCACTGGCAAAGATTGCAAGTAAAACCTGGTATTACGGGAGAATGGCAAGCCAATGGTCGTTCTAGTATTACTGACTTTGAGACTGTAGTCAGCATGGATCTTGACTACCAGCGCAAGTGGTCAGTTATGTACGATCTGTATTTAATTGTGAAAACTATCTCGGTAGTCGTGAATAAGAACGGTGCGTATTAA